CACAGGCGGCGAGCCGCGCCCCGGTGGGGGGCGGGGGACGGGCCCAGGAGGCTGCGAGCTCGGCCAGAGCCCAACGCGTGCGTTTGCTCAACACCGAAGTCCCCCGCGGCGTAACGGGGGCGGAAgcattgccccccccccgcgcacCTCCGCCTCGCCTCCCTGCCCGGGTCGGCTGCCCCCAGCAGCCTTCCGAGTCCCGCACCTCCCACGGACCACGCCTACCCGCCGGCCTCGACCGGAGCCACCAGCGGACATCACGGCATCCCCGTGCCCGTGACACTACTCCGGCCCCTGGGCACGGGGACCCCACGCAGCCCGGGTGGAGAGGCACCGCAGTGCCCTGCCGGCAcccgggccccgcgggacagAGCCAAGGCCCCGTCCTCGAGGAAGGCCGTAGGGAAAGCCTGGGCTCACCTTCAGATACTTCACTTTTCAACGCGAACGAGTTAAACTGGTTTCAAAGCCTTGAACTGGTTCAAGTTGACTAGCATGAACTGAACCAAACCAACTTCATCCACAACCAAAATATGTACTAGTTGAAATAACTGCACTGCCCCTGTGGTTGCATTTGGTTGAGCCTCACAGTGCACTCTTCGCATCCTATTTAAAATGCATAGGTTAAACCCACAGACAGCTCAGCTGACTATCTAAGGTACTAGAATAGACCAGCTGGAGTACAGGTGGCACATATGTAGAAATGGCATCACACGCTGCAGGAAAGAGCAGGGTGGTTACATACTACCCTACAGTAACATCTGAAAGCTTTAATCACAGGAGTTACATAAAGAACctccatttaaaatattcttttgcaTCCAGAGCAATTATGGTAACAGACAAATTCTCTGTTAGAAGAGAGACAGGTCTCATTTGTCTAATATATAACTAAAAAGCAAGCATCACGCATACAAAAAACGTATCACAGACTGCTTCTTTACGCACCTGCATGCCTTTGCTGCAGTTtcagagctgtgctggtggcTGGCTATGGCCAGACTGTCCATCCGACTGCAGCATTTCTGGTCTGTCCCCCCCTGGCTGTCTCACTCCCAGGGTCTCAGGTCAaggagcagcaaaagcagagttCAGGCCATACCGAGGTCACCTATGCCTTGATGAACCTAGCAGAATCATCACAGAAGGATTAAACCAAAGAAATGGGGTGTTGGAAGCTATACAAGTTTCTGTCAGTTTAACCCACCCATACCTTAGTTCATACCATGTTAAAATCTTTATAATATTGCAGGAGAACAACTAAATGTTGGAAGTCTGATTCCCCTTATTTCTCTTAAGAATATTTCTGTCCTGTTTTGTGCACTTTCTACATTCAACTTAAAATCATATTCAATATCTTGGTGGGCTGTTTTTTGATGTCTCACTACGACTCCTGTTGAAAAGGTTACATCACAGTTTCCAACATCTGTTGTCCTACTGCCCCTCAGCTGTAAGGAATACGTTTTTtctcctggctgctctgcagcacatATAAACAATAATAGCTCTGACAATTAATACAAGCTATCCCACAGTTAAGTTGgaagagcttttctttattaatagTGCTGTTAATAAAATagtaaaccagaaaaaaatgccaaatagATAATACAACCTCTAACAGCTTATACTTTTACACATATTCTGTGTGCAATAATAGAATATAAACTTACAATTGAAATGacacagcagaaaattatttaggaTGTAGAGATCATATGCAGGGATTATTCTAAACAAGAAGCCAGTAAATAAACATGAAGTGAGGAGGGTCAATACAGTTTTACCCACACATGTTTTTCTCCAGATACTATTGTATGCTAAAAGACTAACAAAACTTAAGTAACACTTTCAGGATTCAAACTTTCCAATTGCTTcaatacaataatttttttcagcctcAAACTGTCCCTGTACCAATGGTCACAAACCAAGATAATGGTGTTTCTCATCCAATAAAGATACTTGGATCTGTACCTCAAATTAGTTCCCTTCAAATTATTCCATCTCCTTCCCTTAGAAGCTCtaagcaacagcaacaacaacaaagatgTAAACCAAAGTGCAGTCAAAATGCAGAGTAAGTAATTAATGGGAGGGGAAGCAGAAGAGTTCAGAAGCAAAATGTAACagacataaaatatttgttgtggAGGAGAAAAACCAGAACTCACATAAGCTCAAACCTGCAAAGAGATACAAAACCGCATCTCACGGTACCAGAAAGTCACTGAATGTGGATTTCACAAACCGTCATTATAACAGCATCTTTTCAAAGGCAAATTAATACATAAAATAGGAAGTGCAATCTTATATAAAAAGGCATTTCCTTgcaatcaggaaaaaataatctcttttggATTCTGAACTTGGGTTTGTAAGATACAAATTAAAGCTGGTTAGGAAATACAGggtggaaaacagcagcaacttACCAACTGGAAATTAGGTGTAATAGAACAGTGACCCACAACAGCATGGAGAAATCTGGAAGGATgcagacaaaaatgttttgactgtGAGAACACCATGCGTGTTAAAAGTAAGCGGTCATTCATCACCAGAGTTGCAGTAGGGATCTGGGTAGCAGACTTGGGATAAACAGGCACTTACTGCTGCTGACTCACTGAAAGTTACTGCTACGTAAAAGGAGCAGATTAACTTCACCATTACTtctaaagatttctttttcctgagttTTATTTATTGCCTCCTGCCAGAGATTCTTTGGAAGCACATAGTATAAATGTTTGCTTTAAGAGGaaatgtaaaaaacccaaacaaaaaaatcccagcaaaaaaaccccaccccacacTTCAGGGCCATAAGTGGTTTACTGCTTAAGACGACTCACATTTTCCTTCAGGCCCAAGCAGGTTGCTCCATCTGGACCATGACAAATCCACCTTGGCTGAACTTCCTTTGGGAAATACTTAATACATTCACAAAATAAACACTGTCGACTCATCCCAGCAACATGAAGCACGCTCGCATGCCTGCAAACACACCAGGGATCCTCACAGACTTGCAAAACACCCAGTATACAGTTACATTTTGGCAagtccttttaattaaaagctcaTCTTTGGCGagtccttttaattaaaagttcaTCTTTCAGGTTCTCAGTACAAAACTCCTCTGCTACACATCAGGGAGAAACTCTCACTCATTTTCcatatttcccttttttcctttctcccccccaATAAAGCACATTGATAACCTTTGAAATtagagaggagagaaagcacAGCAACCCTGGAGCGCCGTCCGTTCCCCCCCTCCACAGATGACAGGACTGAACCACgggcaggcacaggcaggaTCCCGAACGGTAACTCCATGTGAGCCACGCAGGCACTACTAATTATTTCATCCCGGCTTGACCTTGCCAGCGGACATCCTGGCAGCACAGGGGATCGCCCCCGGGCTGGGGAGTCGTTCCCTGCGCGGGGGGGACCCcggctgcccgcccgcccgcccgcccgtccCCTCAGGCGAGGCCCTCCGGCCCCGCCTCAGGGAgcccgcggccccgcccgcgAGCCGCGGGGAGCGCGCCCTCCCGCGTTCGAACCGCCCGCACCGCCCGCCGGCGCCGTCCGATTGGCTGGCGCGCGCCGAGAGGCGGGGCCGGCAGGCGCCGGCTCCGGCCTGCCAGTACTGCGCCTGCGCCGTGGCCGcctgccgccgccgggccgtcGCATCCGGGTCCTTGGCGCGGCGGTTGGGCGATGGCGACGGTAGCGGAGCTCAAAGCAGGTGGCGGGGGGCCGAGGCgtgccggcgggggcggggagcTCCGGGGGCGGCACCTCGGACCACCGAAAGGGCGGGCAGCCGGCCTTTCCTCAGACCGCCGGCGGCCGGTTGGGTCTCGTAGTACCGGCGGGCGCTAATGGGGGCCGCCGGCTCCCACACCGCCCGTAGGGGAGCCGCAGGAGAAAGGGTCCTAAGCCTCCACCACACAGGCGGGCTGCCCTTGTTACTTACCTTGGTCTGGTGTTCCCTCGTTAAATGCATCTTGGTGCAGTAACATCCCACGCCTAGATGGGAGAACTTGCTAGAACGTATGTttcctactaaaaaaaaattaaaaactcagcCTTCGAAGGAGTCACAGTTATATCTGTAACGTTCCTGCTGTTGTCACCTACTGGCATACGCACGGGTGCAGATATCTTATCTTCGTTTCACAGTGAATATGCCGAAATTATATTGTCGATGATAAATGCTGCTTGAGTATGTTTGGCTTTATATTAACAGATCTTTTTATGGTAATAGTTTTAAAGGACACACTGGAAAAAAGAGGTGCTCTTGGGCAAATAAAAGCAAGGATCAGAGCTGAAGTTTTTAATGCACTGGATGACCAAAGTGAACCACGGCCACCACTGTCTCATGAAAATCTCTTAATTAACGAACTAATTCGTGAATACCTGGAATATAACAAATATAAATACGCAGCATCTGTTTTAACTGCAGGTATTGGGACTGAATTCCTGTTGTCATCACTATTAATAGACATTTACTGTTTGGTTGAGTAATTCCGCTGATACTATGAAATTAATAAGTGGGACCAAGCTGCACAATCTTGTCTTCCCTTGGAAATAAATAAGATACTAACGCTCTCTCCACAGCTTTACTTGCAGCATTAAGCCAAATCAAGAAAACTTACCCTTTGCTTCTTATCCTTGAGGTAAATGCTTTGACAGAGCAGTTGATGCAAGAGCAAGAAAACTTGCTAGCAGCCTGCAAAATCAAAATACCTTTCTTGAAatatctgcttttgttttggaaaatggctaacaatatttttaaagcatatatccttttttttttctcattggcATTTgggtaaaatagaaaaatagaaatcctacaaatgaataaaatttctttgaggAATAATTTAAACTAAAGTAATATGTACATAAAGCAGTTGATAGTCTGAATTACAGCAATTCTGGAAATTTGTGCATCTAGACTGTATCAGAAATGCAGTTAGATGTCCTCagcttaaataacaaaaaagaatatgaagaagTTCCATATTTTTTAACAACTGTAGTTAAGTATTACTGTTACTGGCTGTGCTAAAATACTAATATTTGAGAGCTGTTTAGACTAACATCTAAGTGGTAGCCATAATTTATACGGTACAGCActtatttttgcagctgttgctaatttgtatttgaaatgtgAAGTTCTGTAGTTGTGCTTAGATacagtaattacattttctatttaataatttttcactCTATTAAAATTACAGGTGGAAAGGTTCATCTCAAGAAGAGGGAATGGAGACAGTCCGTATAGTAGTTAACATATGGAATCTGTTTGATAACAGTACTTTAGAGAAAGAGTTGTTTGCCTGATTAATTTATCTTTATATTGTAAGacttctttaatatttttattagattcCTTTAGA
This sequence is a window from Buteo buteo chromosome 27, bButBut1.hap1.1, whole genome shotgun sequence. Protein-coding genes within it:
- the CEP20 gene encoding centrosomal protein 20 isoform X5, translated to MATVAELKAVLKDTLEKRGALGQIKARIRAEVFNALDDQSEPRPPLSHENLLINELIREYLEYNKYKYAASVLTAESGQPEVPLDRQFLAKELNIVEDANGRSV